A window of SAR202 cluster bacterium contains these coding sequences:
- a CDS encoding D-2-hydroxyacid dehydrogenase, with product MAVSFSSFAPPHATTARIETVMTRTRTMSRVCSVGAWVLCAPPDSSVVSYTEPLTSEMRMKVVIAGSCYRPTVKDWADELAREFPDIEFVPADTEEAQKAAIRDADVYFGIPPSSVFKEATRLKWVHTSATGINGVAAKSPELIESDVVLTNSKGPNSQPMADHVFAVMLTIAHRMNYLWEDQKTGSWSWSYGGSLMKMSGKTIGIVGMGDVGAAVARRAFGFNIKVYGIDKRVRPFWYPMPEVEAVWTPDRLDDMLRIIDWLVIAAPITPETKGMMDRRRMGLLKHGAGVVVVSRGGIIDEPALYEGLRSGRYCGAGIDVWSVEPPPDIWKMPNGVLSPHASFRTAEAYEGRRRLFKDYLRHFINKEPFPYVCDKRAGF from the coding sequence ATAGAGACCGTCATGACCAGGACCAGGACTATGAGCCGTGTTTGTTCCGTGGGTGCCTGGGTTCTCTGCGCACCGCCGGACAGCAGTGTGGTGTCGTACACGGAACCGCTTACTTCGGAGATGCGCATGAAAGTCGTTATTGCCGGTAGCTGTTACCGCCCCACCGTGAAGGACTGGGCGGATGAGCTTGCGCGGGAGTTCCCGGACATCGAGTTTGTTCCGGCGGATACCGAGGAGGCGCAGAAGGCCGCTATACGCGACGCGGACGTCTACTTCGGCATACCGCCGTCCAGCGTGTTCAAGGAGGCGACCAGGCTCAAGTGGGTGCATACGTCCGCAACCGGCATCAACGGCGTTGCGGCGAAGTCGCCTGAGCTCATAGAGAGCGATGTCGTGCTCACCAACAGCAAAGGTCCGAACTCCCAGCCGATGGCAGACCACGTGTTCGCGGTGATGCTCACGATCGCACACAGGATGAACTACCTGTGGGAGGACCAGAAGACGGGAAGCTGGTCCTGGAGCTACGGCGGCAGCCTCATGAAGATGAGCGGCAAGACTATCGGCATCGTCGGCATGGGGGACGTGGGCGCCGCTGTGGCGCGGCGGGCGTTCGGTTTCAACATTAAGGTGTACGGGATAGACAAGCGCGTGCGGCCTTTCTGGTACCCCATGCCGGAGGTGGAGGCCGTTTGGACTCCCGACCGGCTGGACGACATGCTCAGAATCATCGACTGGCTGGTGATCGCCGCGCCCATCACGCCGGAGACGAAGGGCATGATGGACCGCCGGCGGATGGGCCTGCTCAAGCACGGTGCAGGCGTGGTGGTAGTCTCGCGCGGCGGCATTATCGATGAGCCGGCGCTGTACGAGGGGCTGCGCAGCGGTCGGTACTGCGGGGCGGGCATCGACGTGTGGTCCGTCGAGCCGCCGCCGGACATCTGGAAGATGCCCAACGGCGTCCTCTCCCCTCACGCCTCATTCCGCACCGCCGAGGCGTACGAGGGCCGCCGCCGCCTTTTCAAGGACTACCTCCGCCACTTCATCAACAAGGAGCCGTTCCCTTACGTGTGCGACAAGCGCGCGGGGTTCTAA